In one Polaribacter sp. ALD11 genomic region, the following are encoded:
- the glpQ gene encoding glycerophosphodiester phosphodiesterase, with product MFKTISVVLLLTSLSLISCKTDTKSEKMNTKIVIAHRGASGYLPEHTMEAKAMAFAMNADFIEQDLVLSKDDVPIVIHDIYLDDVTDVATKFSDRKRKDNRYYVIDFTFEELQTLAVTERFNPKTGEQFYKKRFPKEKGSFKLHSLQQEIEMIQGLNIATGKKIGIYPEIKEPEFHKKEGKNLTEIVLKVLSNYGYKTKEDNCILQCFDAKELERIRVELKSELFLVQLMEFSEDSKKLKHFATYANGIGPWYKQILDKKVDGKFTFTSLVSDAHKLGLKVHPYTFRADQLAEFHSFEEMMETLLIEANIDGAFTDFPDLVVAFLKNKS from the coding sequence ATGTTTAAAACGATATCTGTTGTATTACTTTTAACTAGCTTATCTTTAATTTCTTGTAAAACTGACACAAAATCAGAAAAAATGAATACAAAAATTGTGATTGCACATAGGGGTGCTTCTGGTTATTTACCTGAACATACAATGGAAGCGAAAGCGATGGCTTTTGCCATGAATGCTGACTTTATTGAACAGGATTTAGTGTTAAGTAAAGACGATGTACCTATTGTAATTCATGATATTTATTTGGATGATGTTACCGATGTTGCTACAAAATTTTCGGACAGAAAAAGAAAAGATAACCGGTATTATGTAATTGACTTTACTTTTGAAGAATTACAAACTTTAGCAGTTACCGAACGTTTTAACCCAAAAACTGGCGAACAATTTTATAAAAAACGTTTTCCGAAAGAAAAAGGGAGTTTTAAATTGCATTCCTTACAGCAAGAAATAGAAATGATACAAGGTTTAAATATTGCTACAGGGAAAAAAATTGGTATTTATCCTGAAATTAAAGAACCAGAATTCCATAAAAAAGAAGGAAAAAACTTAACAGAAATTGTTTTAAAAGTCCTTTCTAATTATGGTTACAAAACTAAAGAAGACAACTGTATTTTACAATGTTTTGATGCAAAAGAATTAGAACGAATTCGTGTAGAATTAAAATCGGAATTATTTTTAGTACAATTAATGGAGTTTTCTGAAGATTCTAAAAAATTAAAACATTTTGCAACCTACGCAAACGGAATTGGACCTTGGTACAAGCAAATTTTAGACAAAAAAGTAGATGGAAAATTCACATTTACTTCTTTGGTTTCTGATGCGCACAAGTTGGGTTTAAAAGTGCATCCTTATACTTTTAGAGCAGATCAGTTAGCAGAATTTCATTCTTTTGAAGAGATGATGGAAACGCTCTTAATTGAAGCGAATATAGATGGTGCTTTTACAGATTTCCCAGATTTGGTTGTTGCTTTTTTAAAGAATAAAAGTTAG
- a CDS encoding endonuclease: protein MFPSITSLKQSDKITTIGFYNVENLFDTVDDPKTFDDDYTTDGKRKWTDKRYRIKIKKLSSVISKLGLNRSKYPPAIVGLVEVENAKVVSDLVYSSNLKKHHYGFVHHDSPDERGIDVALLYNKQFFELLTSETFPVFLNNDEGERDYTRDILKVTGNLRGELVHIFVNHWPSRREGIVESEPKRVIAAETARTIIAQIKGTHFDAKIIVMGDFNDNPTSNSVKTLVSDDFINPMESILNPEKRGSLTYNGKWNLFDQILFSKNFLEQKEGKLHFKHAEVFNKEWLKIFKGKLKGSPFRTYIGPWYQGGFSDHFPVYAFLKKED from the coding sequence ATGTTTCCATCTATTACATCATTAAAACAAAGTGATAAAATAACAACTATTGGCTTTTACAATGTTGAAAACTTATTTGACACAGTTGATGATCCTAAAACTTTTGATGACGACTACACAACAGATGGAAAAAGAAAATGGACTGACAAACGCTATCGAATTAAAATTAAAAAATTAAGTTCTGTAATTTCTAAATTAGGATTGAATCGCTCTAAATATCCACCAGCAATTGTTGGTTTGGTAGAAGTTGAAAATGCAAAAGTGGTTTCCGATTTGGTATATTCTTCGAATCTAAAAAAGCATCATTATGGTTTTGTACATCACGATTCGCCAGATGAACGTGGTATTGATGTTGCGCTTTTGTACAACAAACAGTTTTTCGAACTTTTAACTTCAGAAACCTTTCCTGTGTTTTTAAACAATGATGAAGGCGAAAGAGACTACACCAGAGATATTTTAAAAGTAACTGGAAATTTACGTGGCGAATTGGTACATATTTTTGTAAATCACTGGCCCTCTAGAAGAGAAGGTATTGTAGAGAGTGAACCTAAAAGAGTAATAGCTGCAGAAACTGCAAGAACTATTATTGCACAAATTAAAGGCACTCATTTTGATGCAAAAATTATTGTAATGGGAGATTTTAATGATAATCCAACAAGTAATAGTGTAAAAACGTTGGTTTCTGATGATTTTATAAATCCGATGGAGAGTATTTTGAATCCAGAAAAAAGAGGCTCTTTAACCTATAATGGCAAATGGAATTTATTTGACCAAATTCTATTTTCTAAAAACTTTCTAGAGCAAAAAGAAGGAAAACTTCACTTTAAACATGCAGAAGTTTTTAATAAAGAATGGTTGAAGATTTTTAAAGGTAAATTAAAAGGAAGTCCGTTTAGAACCTATATTGGGCCTTGGTACCAAGGTGGCTTTTCAGATCATTTTCCAGTATATGCTTTTTTAAAAAAGGAAGATTAA
- the hflX gene encoding GTPase HflX, with translation MIDAKEAISEKAVLIGVITQLQNETQSDEYLDELEFLTTTAGGVTVKRFVQKMEKPNPKTFLGVGKLEEVRAYIESNGIGTAIFDDELSPAQIRNIEKVLDCKILDRTNLILDIFAQRAQTSSAKTQVELAQCQYLLPRLTRLWTHLDKQKGGIGMRGPGETEIETDRRIIRDKIDVLKKKLLTIDKQMAVQRKNRGKMVRVALVGYTNVGKSTLMNVISKSDVFAENKLFATLDTTVRKVVIKNIPFLMTDTVGFIRKLPTQLVESFKSTLDEVREADLLLHVVDISHPNFEDHIASVNSILDDIKCADKPTLMVFNKIDAYSHETIEDDDIVTERTKVHFTLEDWKKTWMNDKDETSIFISALNKENLEDFKEVTYEEVKKIHTERFPYNDFLYYEYKEEE, from the coding sequence ATGATAGACGCAAAAGAGGCAATCTCAGAAAAAGCAGTTTTAATTGGTGTAATTACACAATTACAAAACGAAACACAATCTGATGAGTATTTAGATGAGTTAGAGTTTTTAACAACTACAGCTGGTGGAGTTACTGTAAAACGCTTTGTTCAAAAGATGGAAAAACCAAACCCTAAAACTTTTTTAGGTGTTGGAAAATTAGAAGAAGTAAGAGCTTATATAGAGTCTAATGGTATTGGTACCGCTATTTTTGATGACGAATTGTCGCCAGCACAAATACGAAATATAGAAAAAGTTTTAGATTGTAAAATCTTAGACAGAACCAATTTAATCTTAGATATTTTTGCACAAAGAGCACAAACAAGTTCTGCAAAAACACAGGTAGAATTAGCACAATGTCAATATTTATTACCAAGATTAACAAGACTTTGGACACACCTTGATAAGCAAAAAGGAGGTATCGGAATGCGTGGTCCTGGTGAAACAGAAATTGAAACAGACAGACGTATTATTCGTGATAAAATAGATGTACTAAAAAAGAAATTGCTTACAATAGATAAGCAAATGGCAGTTCAGCGAAAAAATCGTGGAAAAATGGTACGTGTTGCCTTAGTTGGTTACACCAATGTTGGTAAATCTACATTGATGAATGTAATTAGTAAAAGTGATGTTTTTGCAGAAAATAAATTGTTTGCTACTTTAGATACAACCGTTAGAAAAGTGGTAATTAAGAACATTCCGTTTTTAATGACAGACACCGTTGGTTTTATTAGAAAACTACCAACACAATTGGTAGAATCTTTTAAATCTACATTAGATGAGGTTAGAGAAGCAGATTTATTATTACATGTTGTAGATATTTCACACCCTAATTTTGAAGATCATATTGCTTCCGTAAATTCTATTTTAGACGATATTAAATGTGCAGACAAACCTACTTTAATGGTTTTTAATAAGATTGATGCATATTCGCATGAAACCATTGAAGATGATGATATTGTTACCGAAAGAACCAAAGTACATTTTACATTAGAAGATTGGAAGAAAACTTGGATGAATGATAAGGACGAAACTTCAATCTTTATTTCTGCTTTAAACAAAGAAAATTTAGAAGATTTTAAGGAGGTTACGTATGAAGAAGTAAAGAAAATTCATACAGAACGTTTTCCTTACAATGACTTTTTATATTATGAATATAAAGAGGAGGA